The Solanum dulcamara chromosome 6, daSolDulc1.2, whole genome shotgun sequence genome contains the following window.
TGAGCTATTTGAACAGGTTCATGCTTCAGTTAGTTTACCTTCTTGAGCATACCCAACAATCAGTGTCGTCCATGATATCACACTTTTGTGTTCAACTTGGCTAAACACCTTATGTGTTTCGAACAAGTTTCCTGATTTGACATACAAATCAATAAGAGCGCCTGCAATAACCTTCTGGCTGGAAATAAGGAATCCCCTAGTGATGCGAAAACCATGAATTTGGCTTCCTTCAGAGGCAACCTTAAAATCACTGCAAGCCTTCAATGTGCTTGCAAACGTAAACTCGTCTGGCATTTCTCCTTGTTGTTCTATTTGTTTGAACAGAAACATAGATTTATCACCAAATCCTCCCATTGCATACCCTGCTATCATAACATTCCAACTTATGAGATTCTTTTCTGGCAtttcatgaaaattattttcagcATCACCATGTTGAGTACATATGAATAATTGAATTTCCCACAACTGGATACTTTTCAAACCCACTTTTAGTACAGAACCCATGAATCCGTTGTCCAGTTTCCAAAACACCCAAGAATACCACATGCCTTTAAGTTAGTAAAAATAAGTGTATTCATTGGGTCTTACGTTTGAGAAGAGAATCAACAAGGATTCTTGAGCATTAGCATGTTGTAAATATACACGCATTAAAGCGGTCCAAGAAACCACTTTTCTTTCAGGCATTTTGTCAAACACTGAGAGACAGTTTCACTCTACTGGACTTAGCGGCGTACATATCAATGAGATCATTGTTTATCATAAAATCAAATGAATAACCCATCCTTAATACAGCTCCATGAACTTTCTTTCCGATTCAATCAATAATAGTATTAACTagctattttttaatttattatttccaCATCCACATGGTACATATAATCTCTTCACGTATATGTACTCCTCCAACTCACATTTATTATTAAAACAATTGAGTTCAAGTTAGATATGGTCTTTTTCTTATAAGTTAGTAggtataattaaaatattatacaaGTAAAGATGTTGTCTATAGAATTAACAATATTTTGCCGTCCTCAGTAGTGACGACTGAAacaaagtattttatttttagtttaggCTGGCATGACAAACTCTGGATTTTCCGAAGCTTTTCGATTCTCCCAACAtttgaagatttggctttctacCTTCATCTCTTTATTCTACTAACTATATTGTTTCTTCCTCCACAATGAAATGACAATAAGCTTTTATAAGATCAGCTAAGgtcaaatataatatatagtcCATAAGCTTTTATAAGATCAGCTAAGGTCAAAAGTaacattttttttggattcttgaAAAGAAATACTTAAAGCTGATAGTTTGTCAAGTGTTTATGTTTGGCATGGCATCATATAATCTAGCTTGATTAACTATTTGTCCTTTGTGGATACAGTGATATCGAAAAGTGAGATGCAGCCTTTCTCTGGCTTGTTCTTTTTTCTTGGAAGCCTAGTTATTCTTTTTATCCTGTTACTTCTCATACTCATCCTATGCAAGTTTTTCGAACCAGGAAAACTGACTGCTTTGATTACTTGCACACCTAAGCCTCCTCCAGGTTTGTTTTTACTGATCCATGCCCTTTTGAGTTTCTTATAGTTGTTCGCAactaaagattattttttttcaaatgataaagGGACAAGTCATGATGCCCTTAGTGTATATCTTCGTACAATAAGCTACTTTAACTTCCATACATTGGAGAAGGCTACCAAGAATTTTCACTCAAATAACCTGCTTGGATGTGGTGGATTTGGTCCAGTTTTCCTGGTAATGTTAATGTGTCTTGCCACTTGtaaaatccatttttataaTTAGCTGCATTGTTTAAGAGGATGAGGACTTTTTCAAGGTTAAAAATTGGCGCTAGTGTTTTTTCTTAGGGGAAGCTAGGAGATGGACAATTGATTGCTGTCAAGAAGCTGTCTCTTGACAAATCGCAGCAAGGCGACCGGGAGTTTCTTTCTGAGGTGCGGCTGATAACAAGCATACAGCACAAGAACCTGGTCCGCCTTCTTGGCTGTTGCACAGATGGAGATCAGAGGCTTCTTGTGTACGAATACATGAAGAATAGGAGCTTGGATCAAATACTATATGGTATTTATATTTCTCTTTCCTTTCAAACTTGTTATAAGTTGTTGCTTTTTAAGTTCTCAATGATGTCATTGTTTTTGCACTCGTTAAGCCCATATGTTTGTATCCATTCCAGCATATTAAATAGTATATAAATTCATTGTCTTGATGCTTCTCATGGAGTATTATTCTCTTATTTGGGTTCAAGATTGAGTGATAGACCGTAGACCTGAAAATGTACGGTGAGTTGTGTGTATTTTGACCTGAAAGTTCTTCCCCACTTGGTTTTAGCTAGTTGTCTCTTACACTTTTGAGGATAACAGTAGTATGCAATTGCCTTATCTTTTGGTAGTTCAACTTTGTATATCTCTCGGTAGTAGGTATGATAACTTGTAGTTTTATCTCTCTCCTTCAAGAGAAAGAAAATAGCACAAAGGGAAGGAAAAGGAGAATAGAAATAGGGATTCAACAGCTATAATTGCCATCAGATATGCAAAAGCTCCAGGGAGAATGCTCTTCATTTTCCTGTTTGTTTTTCACAGGAAAGAGTAATATATTCCTTGATTGGAAAACTCGGTACCAGATAATTTTAGGGATTGCACGGGGATTACAATATCTTCACGAGGATTCACACATTAGGATTGTCCACAGGGACATCAAAGCCAGCAATATTCTGCTGGATGACAAATTTCAACCAAGAATTGGAGATTTTGGCCTAGCCAGGTTTTTCCCTGAAGATCAAGCATATCTCAGCACTGCATTTGCTGGAACCTTGTAAGTAGTGTTCGATTtctcactttattttattatgtcaACTTGTACAAATGGAACAAATACGATGTCTACATGAACTTTTAAAGCAGCATTATTAAGTTAGTTTTATTTTTCTGGATTTTAAGCCATTATTAAGTTAGTTTTATTTTTCTGGATTTTAAGCCATTATTTTCTGTGTGGCAGAGGTTACACAGCTCCTGAATATGCCATTAGAGGAGAATTATCTGAAAAGGCTGATATATACAGTTATGGTGTTGTTGTGCTAGAAATTATCAATTGTCGGAAGAATACAGATCTTTCTTTACCTTCAGAAATGCAGTATCTCCCCGACTATGTAGGCtgccttctttttattttttggttaaGTTATACTTATGACAATGCATAAATATTGATTGTTCAAGTACGTATGTACAGGCATGGAAGCTATATGAAAGATCAAGATTAATTGATCTAGTTGATCCCAAGATGTTGGAAGATGGAATTGTGGAAAAGGATGTGATGCAAACAATACATGTGGCTTTCTTATGCCTTCAGCCGCATGCAGATTTAAGACCACCAATGTCTCAGATCGTTGCAATGTTGGTACACAAGATTGAAACACCAACTAGACCACCGCCTCCGCCTTTCTTAGATCCAAAGCTAAGGATAGGAAGGACGATAACAGTGCATGCTTGACACAAATGTACATATCTCAACTTCATTTCTCACCATCTCAGAAATATTTATATCTCAAAAAGCGAGGTTTAtctccattttttattttatttttcgtgtgttgtCAATAGCATTTGTGCATATGTAATTCAGCCAAGCTGGTTACTTTTTACTTTCTAAGGCGATGAGCAAAATTCTAGTTTCCAGTGTATTATAAGTAGAGGAAATAAGTTAACATGAGTGTAAAGTGTTTTTGGTGTTTATTGAAATTGCAATGTGAATGTAATTTATTGATGAGCAAGTCTCACCTTTTTGGACGGCTTTATCCTTCTCTTGCTGAGAAATGGTCTATGGATGTAAAGAAATGGTGTATggatgtatttttatttttgttaatcGGTTAACAATGTGAAGTAGTACTTATCAATCAACCACAATTTTTGTTGGTGAtatggattttttttcttttttcttttttaatttatgtattcATGTGTGCATAATAAAACAAAATCCACATTAATGAAGTAGTGAATAAGAATAGAGTGAGTATGGAGAAAATCTGTTAGGAATACCATCCCCGAATGGATTCTACAGTGTGCGAATTTAGTCGAGACTTCAATGTGAACTTCGAACATCGAgtggaaaatcaaaaaaaatagagtaaaaTGAATTGGATTAGTGTTCAAAGTTGTAGGATAATAAATGTTAAATATAAGTAAATATAACTATTCCATCTGTcgcaatttatgtgacactttttatttttttgagagtCAAACAGTTTAAATTTGATCAATATGCACATGGAATCttaaaattttttgaaatgaaatttatatatttgtaaactacgtaaaaagtactataagtcacaataattaacaatttaaaatatttaaaacaacaacaacatattcagtaaaatttcacaagtggggatttaaaatatttaaaaatatataaaaaatttacgATATAGATTTATTTGAATCTTGAAATTCGAAAGGTACCACATAAATAGGGATCactatttacttgtcaaatattttctaatttgattttcctttttacttatcaattttgacaaattaagaaagaacaatttttttcttcctattataattttttaaaaatatagtgagtaaatatgtttaaaactttattaattaataggcgtgaaataataaattcactatatgaattattatcCTTTTAATAAGTGTGTCAAGTTAAAATTTGATAAGTAAAAGGGTATTAGGTTAGCTTAGAATGTTGACAATTAGTCTATATTAGAATAAAAAACAATAGAAAGGTCCACCTACACACGCAAAGAAGCCTTGTAGTTTGGTCAAACTCTGTTTGTGGTGAAAAGGTCTTGCCACTAACCCTTGTTCTTGTTTATTGAAGCATAAGAGGAATAGTGTTTGTTCAATGGCGTATGTCGATCATGCTTTCTCGATATCCGACGAGGATATAATGATGGAGGGTTCTCATGCCGACAACAATCGTGGACCCATCAAAGAGATCGCTCTTGCTGTTGCCCTTCTTGTATTTGGTACCCTTGCTATTTTTCTAGGTATTTTCATGGCAATCAATAAGGTCGGCGGCGATACAGCTCATGGCAAGTACCCTAAACCTCTTCTTTTgtatttctatttctatttttattttggggCTCAGGTTTACTCAtctgattttgatttttcaataattttctgTCTAGGGTTCCTCTTAAATCAGTGTCCTTAAGCCTAATGTTTGTTGCTCACATTTTACTACTATGCTCATCTTGGCCTTGCACATTGTATTGTTGTAATGCAGGGCTTTTTTTCGCTATACTTGGTGGAGTTCTCTTTATACCAGGGTTCTACTATACACGGATTGCATACTATGCTTACAAGGGTTATAAAGGTTTCTCTTTTTCCAATATACCTCCCGTCTAGAGCTCCATACATTGTACAGCTACCTCATTTACTCTCTTTCCTCCACCTAGATAAGCTTgtaatcaaaatgaaaaaaaaaatagtgttGCCTGGGATATTGAACCATTACTTGCTAAACTATGTACTCTTTAACTCAGTATGGACGATGTAATAATACGAGTGCTTGTTAGTTTTTTGCTGTTTTTCAATACAACCATAACTTTTTCTTCCAATCTTTGCCTGCATAGTTTAGCAGACAGGACTATTTTGCTGTCTAACTGATTGGAGAAATAGCACAAAGCATTTTAGTCAAATGCTGGTTTGTATTATATGCATCGACGTGGATACACAAAAGAATTTTTCATTGTTGTGCAGGAGAGTGATATTATTCCTAATATTGTT
Protein-coding sequences here:
- the LOC129893018 gene encoding probable LRR receptor-like serine/threonine-protein kinase At1g56140, yielding MQPFSGLFFFLGSLVILFILLLLILILCKFFEPGKLTLFATKDYFFSNDKGTSHDALSVYLRTISYFNFHTLEKATKNFHSNNLLGCGGFGPVFLGKLGDGQLIAVKKLSLDKSQQGDREFLSEVRLITSIQHKNLVRLLGCCTDGDQRLLVYEYMKNRSLDQILYGKSNIFLDWKTRYQIILGIARGLQYLHEDSHIRIVHRDIKASNILLDDKFQPRIGDFGLARFFPEDQAYLSTAFAGTLGYTAPEYAIRGELSEKADIYSYGVVVLEIINCRKNTDLSLPSEMQYLPDYAWKLYERSRLIDLVDPKMLEDGIVEKDVMQTIHVAFLCLQPHADLRPPMSQIVAMLVHKIETPTRPPPPPFLDPKLRIGRTITVHA
- the LOC129893172 gene encoding uncharacterized protein LOC129893172; the protein is MAYVDHAFSISDEDIMMEGSHADNNRGPIKEIALAVALLVFGTLAIFLGIFMAINKVGGDTAHGLFFAILGGVLFIPGFYYTRIAYYAYKGYKGFSFSNIPPV